Proteins encoded by one window of Anopheles maculipalpis chromosome 2RL, idAnoMacuDA_375_x, whole genome shotgun sequence:
- the LOC126568027 gene encoding putative polypeptide N-acetylgalactosaminyltransferase 9 — MRNNCRKNFVLVVSILILLTYLFLTLFYDGGRGRFDNVLKRMALRNSKNLSSRVNVQDEILSTTPPSTLGTTLFQYVYTTLGLDARYPVPPGDLGTPVEIDLNDTAISNLVGDGLIAQGLNQFSSDLMSLRRRLPDYRDPWCRAAGRYRSDLPSTSIVIVFYNEAWSVLVRTVHSILDRSPAHLVREIVLVDDFSYLPHLKTQLEDYFATYPKIRIVRAPKRLGLIRARMLGGKSTKTDIITFLDAHVEVTVGWLEALIQPVADNWTTLTLPTIDWIDENNMKYRNDKAPTFIGSYDWDLNFGWWSRSSMKKKYPNKMEPFDTPAMAGGLFTISRKFFDRIGWYDEGFDIYGIENIELSVKSWMCGGKMVTVPCSRVGHIQKNSHPYLFKQPKDVVRANSIRLAEVWMDEFKQIIFDIYGIPKYSEEEFGSVATRKAIRQSANCKSFGYYLENVFPEMHNPLVPGAFRGEVHSVLLGNDSCLTYRQHDNFLGMAPCDHLQKDQYWTHNYYQELNSYRNCIDAVTNVVEVYMCHRLRGNQAWHFLVESRQIESVAHKLCLALNMTTNTTLVLEKCDATKQNQQWDVSYIELDVSMLIEH, encoded by the exons ATGCGTAACAATTGTCGCAAGAATTTTGTTCTGGTAGTAAGCATTCTCATACTGCTGACGTACCTCTTTCTGACCTTATTTTACGACGGTGGTCGAGGACGGTTCGATAATGTGTTAAAGCGAATGGCGCTGCGGAACAGCAAAAACTTGTCCAGCAGAGTAAATGTTCAAGATGAAATACTCTCAACAACACCTCCCTCTACACTCGGTACGACGCTGTTCCAGTACGTCTATACAACGCTAGGGCTAGATGCAAGATATCCAGTGCCACCGGGTGATTTGGGAACACCGGTGGAGATTGACCTAAACGACACGGCCATTTCCAACCTAGTAGGCGATGGATTGATCGCACAAGGACTGAACCAATTCTCCTCCGATCTTATGTCACTTCGGAGACGGTTGCCCGACTATCGAGACCCTTGGTGTCGGGCGGCTGGTCGATATCGTTCCGATTTACCATCAACatcgatcgtgatcgtgttCTACAACGAAGCGTGGTCGGTGTTGGTGCGTACGGTACACTCCATACTCGATCGATCACCTGCTCATCTAGTGCGCGAGATAGTACTCGTGGATGATTTCAGCTATTTGC CACATCTAAAAACGCAACTGGAGGACTACTTTGCTACCTACCCGAAGATCCGCATTGTTCGAGCTCCAAAGCGGTTAGGATTGATCCGGGCACGAATGCTCGGTGGGAAGAGCACAAAGACGGATATAATTACGTTCCTTGATGCACACGTTGAGGTTACTGTGG GATGGCTCGAAGCCCTAATACAACCGGTAGCAGATAATTGGACCACGCTTACACTTCCGACAATTGATTGGATTGACGAGAACAATATGAAGTACCGCAACGATAAGGCACCAACATTCATTGGTTCATACGATTGGGACCTTAACTTTGGCTGGTGGAGTCGCTCATCTATGAAGAAGAAGTACCCGAACAAGATGGAACCGTTCGATACACCTGCCATGGCTGGCGGACTGTTCACAATCTCGCGGAAGTTTTTCGATCGAATCGGCTGGTACGATGAGGGTTTCGATATCTACGGCATCGAGAACATTGAGCTGTCGGTGAAGAGTTGGATGTGTGGTGGAAAGATGGTCACCGTGCCCTGCTCCCGGGTAGGACACATCCAGAAAAATAGTCATCCGTACCTTTTCAAACAACCCAAGGACGTTGTGCGTGCGAATTCGATCCGATTGGCCGAGGTGTGGATGGATGAGTTCAAGCAAATAATTTTCGACATCTACGGTATTCCAAAGTACTCCGAGGAAGAGTTCGGTTCGGTAGCAACGCGCAAAGCCATTCGGCAGAGTGCCAACTGTAAGTCGTTCGGATACTATCTGGAGAACGTTTTCCCCGAAATGCACAACCCGCTGGTTCCGGGTGCGTTCCGTGGTGAGGTACACAGTGTGCTGCTGGGCAATGACAGTTGTTTGACGTACCGGCAGCACGATAATTTCCTTGGCATGGCACCGTGTGACCACCTGCAGAAGGATCAATATTGGACGCACAACTACTATCAGGAGCTCAACAGTTACAGGAATTGCATCGATGCCGTCACAAATGTAGTGGAAGTGTACATGTGCCACAGGCTGCGAGGCAACCAGGCATGGCATTTCTTGGTGGAAAGCCGTCAGATAGAGAGTGTAGCGCACAAGCTCTGTTTAGCGTTGAACATGACAACAAACACCACCCTTGTGCTGGAGAAATGTGACGCTACGAAGCAGAACCAACAGTGGGACGTTTCATACATCGAGTTGGACGTATCAATGTTGATAGAACATTAG
- the LOC126568064 gene encoding putative polypeptide N-acetylgalactosaminyltransferase 9 isoform X1: MASLLTVKHLFVVLVFSLIALTYWIVTVERAPPNEASALEEEIQLILNNAKDPSIDQNGTPGDMGLPVFLPDELSPEVNALVRKGWNEQGLNQFVSDMIPLRRRLPDVRDVWCKSEEHARRERNVGPGTLPPSVIVIVFYNEAWSVLLRTVHSVIDRTPTELIEEIVLVDDCSTMSHLKDQLDSYIASLGKVRLVRSSERLGLIRARLFGAKSTTANIITFLDAHCEVIEGWLEALIAHIASDETMIAIPAIDWIHENTLALNAQNSVKYYGSFDWTLNFQWRAREQRIQSASKNGTVFIHPAAPYDTPTMAGGLFTIHRTFFQRLGWYDEGMEIYGGENMELSFKAWMCGGRLQIVACSRVAHIQKRGHPYLREITGGLALVKRNSIRLAEVWLDEYADYYYETFGGREKRGNFGDVSDRKALRQQLQCKPFRWYLEHVFPEQFDPSKAVARGEIRFGGKTQFPLCLDWPTQLALVGCHGSGGHQLWYLTKQGEVMREDNCLDYDGKTVAMYRCHGMGGNQAWSWDPDRKMLKKLSYDRCLQWERNFSLTVCDPNEPSQRWMMHNFQPNNL, from the exons ATGGCATCATTGCTCACTGTGAAGCATTTATTCGTTGTACTAGTGTTCTCGTTGATCGCCCTCACCTACTGGATAGTGACAGTGGAACGTGCTCCTCCCAACGAAGCAAGTGCTTTGGAAGAGGAaattcaactgattctgaatAATGCTAAAGATCCAAGTATCGATCAGAATGGAACTCCAGGTGATATGGGACTGCCGGTATTCTTGCCAGATGAACTGTCCCCCGAGGTGAACGCTCTCGTCCGTAAGGGTTGGAATGAGCAAGGGCTCAATCAGTTCGTTTCTGACATGATCCCACTGCGCCGAAGACTTCCCGACGTACGGGATGTTTGGTGTAAGAGTGAAGAACATGCTCGAAGAGAACGTAACGTTGGACCAGGAACGTTGCCACCCTCTGTGATAGTGATTGTGTTCTACAACGAAGCCTGGTCGGTGTTGTTGCGTACTGTGCATTCGGTCATTGACAGGACACCCACCGAGCTTATCGAGGAGATTGTACTTGTAGACGACTGCTCCACAATGAGCCACCTCAAAGACCAGCTGGATAGCTACATAGCTTCACTGGGCAAGGTGCGCTTGGTGCGATCTTCCGAACGGTTGGGTCTTATCAGGGCGAGGTTGTTTGGAGCGAAATCGACCACGGCTAATATCATCACCTTCCTCGATGCTCACTGTGAAGTTATTGAAG GTTGGCTGGAAGCTTTAATTGCTCACATTGCGTCAGATGAAACAATGATCGCCAtacctgccatagactggaTCCACGAAAATACACTTGCCTTAAATGCACAGAATTCGGTCAAGTACTACGGTTCATTCGATTGGACTCTAAACTTCCAATGGCGCGCGAGAGAGCAAAGGATACAGTCTGCCTCCAAGAACGGTACCGTCTTCATCCATCCGGCCGCACCCTACGACACACCCACCATGGCTGGCGGACTCTTCACGATTCACCGAACGTTCTTCCAGCGGCTCGGCTGGTACGATGAAGGGATGGAAATCTACGGCGGTGAAAACATGGAACTCTCCTTCAAGGCATGGATGTGTGGCGGTAGGCTACAGATAGTGGCCTGCTCCCGGGTAGCACACATCCAAAAGCGTGGTCATCCTTACTTGCGTGAGATCACTGGAGGTTTGGCGCTTGTCAAGCGCAATTCGATACGGCTCGCCGAAGTTTGGTTGGATGAGTACGCGGACTATTACTACGAAACGTTCGGAGGACGTGAGAAGCGTGGTAATTTCGGAGATGTTTCAGACCGCAAAGCATTGCGCCAGCAGCTTCAATGCAAGCCTTTCCGTTGGTACCTCGAGCACGTCTTTCCCGAACAGTTCGATCCGAGCAAGGCTGTAGCGCGCGGTGAGATACGATTCGGTGGTAAGACTCAGTTTCCGCTATGTCTCGATTGGCCAACGCAGTTGGCGCTGGTTGGATGCCATGGTAGCGGTGGTCACCAGCTTTGGTACCTGACGAAGCAAGGTGAGGTGATGCGGGAGGACAACTGTCTCGATTATGATGGTAAGACGGTCGCAATGTACCGATGTCACGGTATGGGAGGCAATCAAGCGTGGAGCTGGGATCCGGATAGAAAGATGCTAAAAAAGCTCTCCTACGATCGGTGTCTGCAATGGGAGCGGAACTTTTCACTTACAGTTTGTGATCCGAACGAACCGAGCCAGAGGTGGATGATGCACAACTTCCAACCAAACAATCTGTGA
- the LOC126568025 gene encoding putative polypeptide N-acetylgalactosaminyltransferase 9 has protein sequence MRNAVTLGCVRIAAGQRRCNLVVLVAVTVTLALMAVYLVYDVNLTLTPKRNFLVQANSKDESELIRTTSAAVVNHGFNFVYTTIGLDPRIPTPPGDMGQPVKVNFTEEQIDALTQEGFQTQGFNQFFSDLMSVRRRLPEVRDSWCAEPGRFLDNLPKTSVVIVFFNEAWSVVLRTVHSVLDRSPVHLVQEIVLVDDCSTLANLKTQLDEYFRPYPKVRVIRAPTRLGLIRARIFGAKNTISDVITFLDAHVECTVGWLEALLDVVARNRTTIAIPTIDWIDEKSMELIANKSISYIGAYDWDLNFGWWHRNSMKKKYENKLEPFDTPAMAGGLFSINRAFFERLGWYDEGFDIYGIENIELSMKSWMCGGKMVTVPCSRVAHIQKVGHPYLHNEKKDVVRANSIRLAEVWMDEYKHVIFDIHGIPHYLEEEFGPIAERKAVRARADCKDFRYYIKHGFPEMRNPYIVGAFRGEVHNDLLGNGTCLEYRPDDNFLGMAPCDGKQKTQYWAHNYYQEINSYRHCLDYTGTSLALFGCHRARGNQAWRVQTETKQLQSIKHDRCLAINTRTNVTLTMQECDPNNVAQKWSLNFIELDVSPFS, from the exons ATGCGGAATGCCGTAACGCTTGGATGTGTTCGCATCGCTGCTGGCCAGCGTCGATGCAATCTTGTCGTTTTGGTAGCCGTCACCGTCACACTAGCGCTTATGGCAGTTTACCTCGTGTATGACGTTAATCTGACACTGACACCAAAGAGAAATTTCCTAGTGCAAGCTAATAGCAAAGATGAGTCCGAGCTGATCCGAACAACCAGTGCGGCTGTGGTAAATCATGGCTTTAATTTTGTCTACACAACCATCGGTCTGGATCCGAGAATTCCTACTCCGCCGGGTGATATGGGACAACCGGTAAAGGTGAACTTTACCGAGGAGCAGATCGATGCGCTTACACAGGAAGGCTTTCAAACTCAGGGCTTCAATCAATTCTTTTCGGATCTGATGTCCGTGAGGCGAAGGTTGCCTGAGGTTCGTGATTCCTGGTGTGCAGAACCGGGACGATTTTTGGACAACCTACCCAAGACATCGGTCGTGATTGTGTTCTTCAATGAGGCTTGGTCGGTTGTCTTAAGGACGGTCCATTCGGTACTGGACCGATCTCCGGTTCATCTAGTACAGGAGATCGTGTTGGTAGACGATTGCTCTACGTTAG CTAACCTCAAAACTCAACTGGACGAATACTTTCGACCATATCCGAAGGTGCGTGTTATCCGGGCGCCGACTCGGTTGGGGTTGATACGAGCAAGAATATTCGGAGCTAAGAACACGATCTCCGATGTGATTACATTTCTTGATGCACACGTCGAGTGCACTGTTG GATGGCTGGAGGCTCTACTAGATGTTGTTGCCCGTAACCGCACTACTATCGCTATTCCAACGATTGATTGGATCGATGAGAAAAGTATGGAACTGATAGCGAACAAATCGATCTCCTACATCGGTGCCTACGATTGGGACCTTAACTTTGGCTGGTGGCACCGCAATtctatgaagaaaaaatacgaaaacaaGCTAGAACCGTTCGATACACCCGCCATGGCAGGTGGACTATTTTCCATCAACAGAGCATTTTTCGAACGGCTCGGTTGGTATGACGAAGGATTCGATATCTACGGCATCGAGAACATCGAGCTGTCGATGAAGAGTTGGATGTGTGGAGGAAAGATGGTAACGGTTCCCTGTTCACGGGTAGCTCACATCCAGAAGGTAGGTCATCCGTATCTGCACAACGAAAAGAAGGATGTGGTGCGCGCGAATTCGATCCGCCTGGCTGAGGTGTGGATGGATGAGTATAAGCATGTTATATTCGATATCCACGGGATTCCACACTATCTGGAGGAGGAATTCGGTCCGATTGCGGAGCGAAAAGCGGTTCGTGCACGGGCCGATTGTAAGGACTTCCGGTACTACATTAAACATGGCTTTCCAGAAATGAGGAACCCCTACATAGTGGGTGCGTTCCGTGGTGAAGTTCACAATGATTTGCTAGGCAATGGCACCTGTCTCGAATATCGTCCGGATGACAATTTTCTCGGTATGGCACCGTGTGATGGGAAGCAGAAGACACAGTACTGGGCACACAACTACTACCAGGAGATAAATAGCTACCGTCACTGTTTAGACTATACTGGCACCAGTCTTGCCCTGTTTGGCTGTCATCGAGCACGCGGTAATCAAGCATGGCGTGTGCAGACGGAAACGAAACAACTGCAGAGCATCAAGCACGACCGGTGTCTCGCtataaacacacgcacaaacgtCACACTTACGATGCAAGAGTGTGATCCGAATAATGTCGCCCAAAAGTGGTCCTTAAACTTCATCGAGTTGGATGTATCACCGTTTAGCTGA
- the LOC126568243 gene encoding putative polypeptide N-acetylgalactosaminyltransferase 9 — MNLIDELLLVDDYSYLPFLKTQLEEYFEPYPVVKFIRAKERLGLIRARMTGAKSASSDIVTFLDAHVECTEGWLEPLLEVVVRNSTHIALPTIDRINEQDMSLRTNISLLLAGAFEWDLNFGWCERKQLHRKYAHPFEPFDTPAMAGGLFTINRTFFERIGWYDEEYIIYGMENIELSIKSWMCGGKLVTVPCSRVGHVQKHAHPYLFDVKKDLAFHNSARLAEVWMDEYKQVVFDVNGLPRYSEDLFGSVDKRKRVRERAKCKPFRYYLQHAFPELHKPSINGQFRGEIKSVALGVKFCLTMDKEGSIPYMTRCDKLEESQYWSHSYYQDINSYKACLDFDGVSLTTEICHRHRGNQAWMYVSETKQIWSMVHNRCLSVSVTANYTLTLEKCDVTRDYQQWLVTLVSYDFLV, encoded by the exons ATGAATCTCATCGATGAATTGCTGCTTGTTGACGACTATTCTTATCTAC cTTTCTTGAAGACTCAGCTGGAAGAGTATTTtgaaccatacccggttgtaaaatttattcgaGCCAAAGAGCGTCTCGGATTAATACGCGCCCGAATGACAGGAGCCAAGAGTGCTTCTTCGGACATTGTAACCTTCTTGGATGCGCATGTAGAGTGTACAGAAG GTTGGCTTGAACCTCTACTGGAGGTAGTTGTCCGCAACTCTACGCATATCGCCCTTCCAACGATCGATCGCATCAACGAGCAGGACATGAGCCTCCGAACAAACATTTCACTACTGCTTGCTGGTGCTTTCGAGTGGGATCTTAACTTTGGCTGGTGCGAAAGGAAGCAATTACACCGCAAGTACGCTCACCCATTCGAACCGTTCGATACGCCAGCGATGGCAGGTGGACTGTTTACCATCAACAGGACGTTTTTCGAGCGGATCGGTTGGTACGATGAGGAGTACATCATATACGGAATGGAAAACATCGAACTTTCAATCAAGAGCTGGATGTGTGGTGGAAAACTTGTAACCGTGCCGTGTTCTCGTGTGGGACACGTACAGAAGCATGCTCATCCGTACCTGTTCGATGTGAAGAAGGACTTGGCGTTCCACAATTCAGCCCGGTTGGCGGAAGTATGGATGGATGAGTACAAACAGGTCGTTTTTGATGTGAACGGGCTACCTCGGTATTCAGAAGATCTATTCGGTTCGGTTGACAAGCGGAAGCGTGTAAGAGAACGGGCCAAGTGCAAACCGTTCCGCTACTACCTTCAGCATGCTTTTCCCGAGCTCCACAAGCCTTCTATTAATGGACAGTTTCGTGGAGAAATAAAAAGCGTTGCATTAGGTGTGAAGTTTTGTCTTACGATGGATAAAGAAGGCTCCATACCGTACATGACTCGGTGCGATAAGCTTGAGGAGAGCCAATACTGGAGTCATAGCTACTATCAGGACATCAACTCCTACAAGGCATGTCTTGATTTCGATGGAGTATCGCTCACTACGGAAATTTGTCATCGACACCGGGGCAATCAGGCCTGGATGTATGTGagtgaaacgaaacaaatatgGAGCATGGTACACAACAGATGCCTATCAGTAAGTGTAACGGCAAACTACACGTTAACTTTGGAAAAGTGTGATGTCACTAGAGACTACCAACAGTGGTTAGTTACGCTTGTGTCGTATGATTTCTTAGTCTAG
- the LOC126568064 gene encoding putative polypeptide N-acetylgalactosaminyltransferase 9 isoform X2 — MASLLTVKHLFVVLVFSLIALTYWIVTVERAPPNEASALEEEIQLILNNAKDPSIDQNGTPGDMGLPVFLPDELSPEVNALVRKGWNEQGLNQFVSDMIPLRRRLPDVRDVWCKSEEHARRERNVGPGTLPPSVIVIVFYNEAWSVLLRTVHSVIDRTPTELIEEIVLVDDCSTMSHLKDQLDSYIASLGKVRLVRSSERLGLIRARLFGAKSTTANIITFLDAHCEVIEGWLEALIAHIASDETMIAIPAIDWIHENTLALNAQNSVKYYGSFDWTLNFQWRAREQRIQSASKNGTVFIHPAAPYDTPTMAGGLFTIHRTFFQRLGWYDEGMEIYGGENMELSFKAWMCGGRLQIVACSRVAHIQKRGHPYLREITGGLALVKRNSIRLAEVWLDEYADYYYETFGGREKRGNFGDVSDRKALRQQLQCKPFRWYLEHVFPEQFDPSKAVARGEIRFGGKTQFPLCLDWPTQLALVGCHGSGGHQLWYLTKQGEVMREDNCLDYDGKTVAMYRCHGMGGNQAWSWDPDRKMLKKLSYDRCLQWERNFSLTVCDPNEPSQRWMMHNFQPNNL, encoded by the exons ATGGCATCATTGCTCACTGTGAAGCATTTATTCGTTGTACTAGTGTTCTCGTTGATCGCCCTCACCTACTGGATAGTGACAGTGGAACGTGCTCCTCCCAACGAAGCAAGTGCTTTGGAAGAGGAaattcaactgattctgaatAATGCTAAAGATCCAAGTATCGATCAGAATGGAACTCCAGGTGATATGGGACTGCCGGTATTCTTGCCAGATGAACTGTCCCCCGAGGTGAACGCTCTCGTCCGTAAGGGTTGGAATGAGCAAGGGCTCAATCAGTTCGTTTCTGACATGATCCCACTGCGCCGAAGACTTCCCGACGTACGGGATGTTTGGTGTAAGAGTGAAGAACATGCTCGAAGAGAACGTAACGTTGGACCAGGAACGTTGCCACCCTCTGTGATAGTGATTGTGTTCTACAACGAAGCCTGGTCGGTGTTGTTGCGTACTGTGCATTCGGTCATTGACAGGACACCCACCGAGCTTATCGAGGAGATTGTACTTGTAGACGACTGCTCCACAATGAGCCACCTCAAAGACCAGCTGGATAGCTACATAGCTTCACTGGGCAAGGTGCGCTTGGTGCGATCTTCCGAACGGTTGGGTCTTATCAGGGCGAGGTTGTTTGGAGCGAAATCGACCACGGCTAATATCATCACCTTCCTCGATGCTCACTGTGAAGTTATTGAAG GTTGGCTGGAAGCTTTAATTGCTCACATTGCGTCAGATGAAACAATGATCGCCAtacctgccatagactggaTCCACGAAAATACACTTGCCTTAAATGCACAGAATTCGGTCAAGTACTACGGTTCATTCGATTGGACTCTAAACTTCCAATGGCGCGCGAGAGAGCAAAGGATACAGTCTGCCTCCAAGAACGGTACCGTCTTCATCCATCCGGCCGCACCCTACGACACACCCACCATGGCTGGCGGACTCTTCACGATTCACCGAACGTTCTTCCAGCGGCTCGGCTGGTACGATGAAGGGATGGAAATCTACGGCGGTGAAAACATGGAACTCTCCTTCAAGGCATGGATGTGTGGCGGTAGGCTACAGATAGTGGCCTGCTCCCGGGTAGCACACATCCAAAAGCGTGGTCATCCTTACTTGCGTGAGATCACTGGAGGTTTGGCGCTTGTCAAGCGCAATTCGATACGGCTCGCCGAAGTTTGGTTGGATGAGTACGCGGACTATTACTACGAAACGTTCGGAGGACGTGAGAAGCGTGGTAATTTCGGAGATGTTTCAGACCGCAAAGCATTGCGCCAGCAGCTTCAATGCAAGCCTTTCCGTTGGTACCTCGAGCACGTCTTTCCCGAACAGTTCGATCCGAGCAAGGCTGTAGCGCGCGGTGAGATACGATTCGGTGGTAAGACTCAGTTTCCGCTATGTCTCGATTGGCCAACGCAGTTGGCGCTGGTTGGATGCCATGGTAGCGGTGGTCACCAGCTTTGGTACCTGACGAAGCAAGGTGAGGTGATGCGGGAGGACAACTGTCTCGATTATGATGGTAAGACGGTCGCAATGTACCGATGTCACGGTATGGGAGGCAATCAAGCGTGGAGCTGGGATCCGGATAGAAAGATGCTAAAAAAGCTCTCCTACGATCGGTGTCTGCAATGGGAGCGGAACTTTTCACTTACAGTTTGTGATCCGAACGAACCGAGCCAGAGGTGGATGATGCACAACTTCCAACCAAACAATCT
- the LOC126568036 gene encoding LOW QUALITY PROTEIN: putative polypeptide N-acetylgalactosaminyltransferase 9 (The sequence of the model RefSeq protein was modified relative to this genomic sequence to represent the inferred CDS: substituted 1 base at 1 genomic stop codon), giving the protein MYGKYFSTKRDLLWALVVFCCILALYLYHNQLSDRLATLEEFKRTHQEEQQRTAVRDAGLIVPKYEVVKYATRYTPVPDDGWIETLPGDMGKPVILPDNVTDDVRQLVQQGYDKQGLNQYVSDLIPVRRRLPDLRDPWCTSEQRLLTALPQASIVIVFYNEAWSVLVRTVHSILDRSPKELIREIILVDDYSNLAHLRTQLDEYFSSYPLIRILRVPKRLGLIRARLYGARNASSDFLTFLDAHCECTNGWLEGQLDQVVRDPHTIALPTIDWIDENNLKLVSDKAPVFYGAMGWGLDFEWRGRXDRVHKPANNMEPFSTPVMAGGLFTIHRKFFEWLGWYDEGLDVYGGENIELSLKAWMCGGRILTVPCARVAHIQKAGHPYLKDMKTDVVRTNSVRVAEVWLDEYAQVLYGMFGGPQYRGDYGDVSSRKQLRKELHCKDFHWYLEHVFPELTEALGKRPGQGTFQNDALAGSPGHCLTYAESNNTVSMAPCEQGNVWQQWVFSLYGEIGTDNHCLDYDGNMLLVFHCHKAHGNQEWMYNATTYNFEHTKHKGKCLDVDVALKKVRVDACDLNQQSQRWHYPAIEYRV; this is encoded by the exons ATGTACGGG AAATATTTCTCCACGAAAAGGGACCTCCTTTGGGCGCTGGTTGTATTCTGCTGCATTTTGGCCCTCTATCTCTATCACAACCAACTGTCAGATCGGCTCGCAACACTGGAGGAATTTAAGCGCACACATCAAGAGGAACAGCAGAGAACAGCCGTTCGGGACGCTGGTTTGATTGTGCCAAAGTATGAAGTGGTAAAGTACGCTACCCGTTATACACCTGTACCGGACGATGGGTGGATTGAAACACTCCCAGGAGATATGGGAAAGCCAGTGATATTGCCGGACAACGTTACCGACGATGTACGTCAGCTGGTCCAGCAAGGTTACGATAAGCAAGGTCTGAATCAGTACGTCAGTGATCTTATACCAGTTCGACGTCGGTTGCCAGATCTTCGGGATCCTTGGTGTACTTCGGAACAGCGTCTTCTTACCGCATTGCCACAAGCatcgatcgtgatcgtgttCTACAATGAAGCTTGGTCCGTGTTGGTACGAACTGTGCACTCCATCCTCGACCGTtctccaaaagagctcatccGAGAGATCATCCTAGTGGACGATTACTCTAATCTGG CACATCTACGCACTCAGCTCGACGAGTACTTCAGCAGCTATCCGCTCATACGCATCTTGCGAGTACCGAAGCGTCTCGGTCTAATCCGAGCTCGGCTGTACGGTGCCCGAAATGCATCGTCCGATTTTCTCACCTTTCTCGATGCTCACTGTGAGTGTACGAACGGATGGCTCGAGGGTCAGCTGGACCAAGTGGTGCGAGATCCGCACACAATCGCACTCCCGACAATCGATTGGATCGATGAGAACAATCTCAAGCTGGTCAGCGATAAGGCACCGGTGTTTTATGGCGCGATGGGCTGGGGTTTGGACTTTGAGTGGCGTGGCCGGTAGGACCGTGTCCACAAACCGGCCAACAATATGGAACCGTTCAGTACGCCGGTAATGGCTGGTGGACTCTTCACCATACATCGGAAGTTTTTCGAGTGGCTCGGATGGTACGACGAAGGGCTGGATGTGTACGGTGGTGAAAACATTGAGCTATCGCTTAAGGCATGGATGTGCGGTGGAAGAATACTAACCGTTCCTTGTGCGCGCGTTGCCCACATCCAGAAAGCGGGACATCCTTATCTGAAG GACATGAAAACCGACGTCGTGCGCACAAATTCTGTTCGCGTAGCTGAAGTCTGGCTAGATGAGTACGCACAGGTCCTGTACGGGATGTTCGGTGGACCACAATATCGTGGCGATTATGGAGACGTTTCTTCGCGCAAGCAACTGCGAAAAGAGCTCCATTGCAAGGACTTCCACTGGTATCTTGAGCACGTGTTCCCAGAACTTACGGAAGCGCTCGGTAAACGACCCGGACAAGGCACCTTCCAAAACGATGCACTAGCTGGATCTCCAGGACACTGTTTAACGTACGCTGAGTCGAACAATACCGTCAGTATGGCACCGTGTGAGCAAGGAAACGTGTGGCAGCAGTGGGTGTTTAGTTTGTATGGTGAAATCGGTACCGATAACCACTGCCTCGACTACGACGGAAACATGCTGCTTGTGTTCCATTGCCATAAAGCACACGGCAATCAGGAGTGGATGTACAATGCCACCACGTACAATTTCGAGCATACGAAGCATAAGGGCAAGTGCCTGGATGTGGATGTGGCGCTGAAGAAGGTTCGCGTCGATGCGTGTGATTTGAATCAACAATCTCAACGATGGCATTATCCAGCCATTGAGTATAGGGTGTAG